A genomic region of Devosia ginsengisoli contains the following coding sequences:
- a CDS encoding CCA tRNA nucleotidyltransferase translates to MSDPLRDAEWLNRPEVQAIFAALDGDRRRTRAVGGVVRDTIMGRPHSGDIDMATELLPDEVMARAKAADIACYPTGIDHGTVTLRLGETLAEVTTLRRDVETDGRHAVVAFGTDWVEDAGRRDFTLNALYCAADGTLYDPLNGVEDARNGTIRFIGDPARRIAEDGLRVYRFFRLSASHGGERLDPDGLTACAAAVGQLAHLSRERVGSEMLRMLALPKIALTLAVMSEIRLLPLGDATQRALVAYESIGGQSPATRLALIGGDDLDALQSAWRLSNEMLATVRAITRAAELLSDDRTAEAAYRHGEQAVEGLAAAASLNHWGPARLAETARVLGATVVPPFPVTGHDLAGLGMAPGPALGQELVRLEGAWIESGFTLGKAELLALVNAGSKSR, encoded by the coding sequence ATGAGCGATCCACTGCGCGATGCCGAATGGCTCAATCGCCCCGAGGTACAGGCCATCTTCGCCGCACTCGACGGCGACAGGCGCCGTACCCGCGCCGTGGGCGGGGTGGTGCGCGACACGATCATGGGCCGGCCGCATAGCGGCGATATCGACATGGCCACGGAGCTCCTGCCCGACGAGGTCATGGCGCGGGCCAAAGCCGCCGATATCGCCTGCTACCCCACCGGCATCGACCACGGCACGGTGACGCTGCGGCTGGGCGAAACCCTGGCCGAAGTCACCACCCTGCGCCGCGATGTCGAGACCGATGGCCGCCATGCCGTGGTGGCCTTCGGCACCGATTGGGTCGAGGATGCCGGCCGCCGCGACTTCACCCTCAACGCGCTCTATTGCGCCGCCGACGGCACGCTTTACGACCCGCTTAATGGCGTCGAGGATGCGCGCAACGGCACCATCCGCTTCATCGGCGACCCGGCCCGGCGCATCGCCGAGGACGGGCTGCGCGTTTACCGCTTCTTCCGCCTGTCGGCCAGCCATGGCGGCGAACGGCTGGACCCCGATGGCCTCACCGCCTGCGCTGCCGCCGTGGGCCAACTCGCCCATCTGTCGCGGGAGCGCGTCGGCAGCGAAATGCTGCGCATGCTGGCTTTGCCGAAAATCGCGCTGACGCTGGCGGTGATGTCGGAAATCCGCCTCCTGCCGCTTGGCGACGCCACCCAGCGCGCATTGGTGGCCTATGAAAGCATTGGCGGCCAAAGCCCCGCCACACGGCTGGCGCTGATCGGCGGCGACGATCTCGATGCCCTGCAATCGGCCTGGCGGCTTTCCAACGAGATGCTGGCCACGGTCCGCGCCATCACCCGCGCTGCCGAATTGCTATCCGATGACAGGACCGCCGAAGCCGCCTACCGCCATGGCGAACAGGCCGTCGAAGGCCTCGCGGCTGCCGCGTCCCTCAACCATTGGGGGCCAGCCCGGCTGGCCGAAACCGCCCGTGTGCTGGGCGCCACTGTCGTGCCGCCCTTCCCCGTCACCGGACACGATCTTGCCGGCCTCGGCATGGCGCCGGGACCGGCCCTTGGCCAGGAACTGGTCCGTCTCGAAGGGGCCTGGATCGAGAGTGGTTTCACGCTCGGCAAAGCCGAGCTACTGGCGCTGGTCAACGCGGGATCGAAATCCCGGTAG
- a CDS encoding CoA pyrophosphatase, with amino-acid sequence MSSDDAIITRLATRLLTAPPPWPAAEALVPDWAPEEPFSRPPTPAAVLIALIRRPEGHTVLYTERSPDLRAHSGQVAFPGGKVDADDADVAAAALREAFEEVGMERADATVLGFMPTYFTGTNYLITPVVATVEPSGPFVPNPGEVHSVFEVPLQRILANEAYGQFRIKRNGQEHRTWQIDHDGHRIWGITANLTRRFRELAMSEAVP; translated from the coding sequence TTGTCGTCCGACGACGCCATCATCACCCGCCTGGCCACGCGCCTGCTGACTGCCCCACCGCCCTGGCCGGCGGCGGAAGCGCTCGTGCCGGATTGGGCGCCGGAGGAGCCGTTCAGCCGCCCGCCTACGCCGGCGGCGGTGCTGATCGCGCTGATTCGGCGGCCCGAGGGTCATACCGTGCTCTATACCGAGCGCTCGCCGGATCTCCGGGCCCATTCCGGCCAGGTGGCCTTTCCCGGCGGCAAGGTGGATGCCGATGATGCTGACGTCGCGGCCGCCGCCCTGCGCGAGGCCTTCGAGGAAGTGGGGATGGAGCGCGCGGACGCGACTGTGCTCGGCTTCATGCCGACCTATTTCACCGGCACCAATTATCTCATCACCCCTGTTGTCGCCACGGTCGAGCCCAGCGGCCCCTTCGTGCCCAATCCGGGCGAAGTGCATTCGGTGTTCGAAGTGCCGCTGCAGCGCATTCTCGCCAACGAGGCCTATGGCCAGTTCCGCATCAAGCGCAATGGCCAGGAACACCGCACCTGGCAGATCGACCATGATGGCCACCGCATCTGGGGCATCACCGCCAATCTCACCCGCCGCTTCCGCGAACTGGCGATGAGCGAGGCCGTGCCATGA
- a CDS encoding GNAT family N-acetyltransferase, whose product MTLDTAPSAAAAAVSASPLRVPTVRPATSADDAFIEELQAIAFGPGRFSKTAYRIRERFPIDPSLSLVAEVDGTACGSVWMTPISIGGINGWMLGPLATHPNFRKLGAGKLLAREVTKRALARGDGQFVMLVGDRDYYCPLGWEPTALGNIEFPGPVDPTRVLVFAEDKSLATALSGPIAAWIQG is encoded by the coding sequence ATGACCCTCGATACTGCGCCCTCGGCCGCTGCCGCTGCTGTCTCCGCCTCGCCCTTGCGTGTGCCCACCGTGCGTCCCGCCACTTCCGCCGATGATGCCTTCATCGAGGAGTTGCAGGCTATTGCCTTCGGTCCCGGCCGGTTTTCCAAAACCGCCTATCGCATCCGCGAGCGCTTTCCCATCGATCCGAGTCTGAGCCTCGTTGCCGAAGTCGATGGCACGGCCTGCGGCTCGGTGTGGATGACGCCGATTTCCATCGGCGGCATCAATGGCTGGATGCTCGGCCCGCTGGCCACCCATCCCAATTTCCGCAAGCTGGGCGCCGGCAAGCTGCTGGCCCGCGAAGTCACCAAACGCGCCCTGGCGCGCGGTGACGGCCAGTTCGTCATGCTGGTGGGCGACCGCGACTATTACTGCCCGCTGGGCTGGGAGCCGACCGCATTGGGCAATATCGAATTCCCCGGCCCGGTCGACCCCACCCGCGTGCTGGTCTTCGCCGAAGACAAAAGCCTCGCCACCGCGCTGAGCGGCCCGATTGCGGCGTGGATCCAGGGGTAA
- a CDS encoding glutathione S-transferase family protein, whose amino-acid sequence MGQLIDGKWSTQWYDTKKTGGEFKRSQAGFRNWITADGSPGPSGTGGFKAEAGRYHLYVSLACPWAHRTLIFRKLKELESLISVSVVSPKMPDETGWSFRQDEGSTGDALFGKDYLWQVYAQAVPDYTGRVTVPVLWDKQTGQIVSNESSEIIRMFNSAFNELTGNTDDYYPEALRGQIDEINTRVYDDINNGVYKAGFATTQQAYDGAVAKLFEALDWVEGLLGETPYLTGNTITEADWRLFTTLVRFDAVYVGHFKCNRQRIADYKNISHYLKALYEVPGVKETVDLDHITTHYYWSHITINPTRIIPIGPDLPFLK is encoded by the coding sequence ATGGGACAATTGATCGACGGAAAATGGTCCACCCAGTGGTATGACACCAAAAAGACCGGCGGCGAATTCAAGCGCAGCCAGGCCGGCTTCCGCAATTGGATCACCGCCGATGGCAGCCCCGGCCCATCCGGCACTGGCGGCTTCAAGGCCGAAGCGGGGCGCTACCACCTCTATGTGTCGCTGGCCTGTCCCTGGGCGCATCGCACGCTGATTTTCCGCAAACTCAAGGAGCTCGAAAGCCTGATCTCGGTCTCGGTGGTTTCGCCGAAAATGCCCGATGAAACCGGCTGGAGCTTCCGTCAGGACGAGGGTTCGACCGGCGACGCGCTCTTCGGCAAGGATTACCTGTGGCAGGTCTATGCCCAAGCCGTGCCGGACTATACCGGCCGCGTGACCGTGCCGGTGCTATGGGACAAGCAGACGGGGCAGATCGTTTCCAATGAAAGCTCGGAAATCATCCGCATGTTCAACTCGGCCTTCAACGAGCTGACCGGGAATACGGACGACTATTATCCCGAGGCCCTGCGCGGCCAGATCGACGAGATCAATACCCGCGTCTATGACGACATCAACAATGGCGTCTACAAGGCCGGCTTTGCCACGACGCAGCAGGCCTATGACGGGGCGGTGGCAAAACTGTTCGAGGCGCTGGACTGGGTCGAGGGTCTATTGGGCGAAACGCCCTATCTGACCGGCAACACCATTACCGAGGCGGACTGGCGGCTGTTCACCACGCTGGTGCGGTTCGATGCCGTCTATGTCGGGCATTTCAAATGCAACCGGCAGCGCATCGCCGACTACAAGAATATCAGCCATTATCTCAAGGCACTCTACGAGGTGCCTGGCGTCAAGGAGACGGTCGATCTCGACCACATCACGACGCATTATTACTGGAGCCACATCACGATCAATCCGACACGGATTATTCCGATCGGGCCGGATCTGCCGTTTTTGAAGTAG
- a CDS encoding NUDIX domain-containing protein, which translates to MQMNGRQRLTAKVFLTLKGLWHRMTLGARVMVVDGDKVLLIRHTYVPGWQFPGGGVSPGETLEHAGARETLEETGYRVVGPMELFGVYHNASTVTDRDHVAFYVAKSFEHAFERKPDREIAEVGWFDRRTLPEKVTPATSQRIDEYFDGAPKREIWGY; encoded by the coding sequence ATGCAGATGAATGGCAGGCAGCGGCTGACGGCCAAGGTGTTCCTGACCCTCAAGGGCCTGTGGCATCGCATGACGCTGGGCGCGCGCGTCATGGTGGTCGATGGCGACAAGGTCTTGTTGATCCGGCACACCTATGTGCCGGGCTGGCAGTTTCCCGGCGGCGGTGTCAGCCCGGGGGAGACGCTCGAACATGCCGGCGCCCGCGAAACGCTGGAAGAAACCGGCTATCGTGTCGTGGGGCCGATGGAGCTGTTCGGCGTCTACCACAATGCCAGCACGGTCACCGATCGCGACCATGTCGCCTTCTACGTGGCCAAGAGCTTCGAGCATGCCTTCGAGCGCAAGCCCGACCGGGAGATTGCCGAAGTCGGCTGGTTCGATCGCCGCACCCTGCCCGAAAAGGTGACGCCGGCCACCAGCCAGCGGATCGACGAATATTTCGACGGCGCCCCCAAGCGCGAGATTTGGGGGTATTGA
- a CDS encoding metallophosphoesterase family protein, whose protein sequence is MITLAHISDIHLSPMPDVGWRDLLGKRLTGYLNWKLRRHDELNSETLTSLVAHLRAQNPDFIAVTGDLVNLALPFEIDRAAQWLQALGGSDRVAACPGNHDAYVPGALESAQKSWGEYLQGETLDDAAFPFVRRVGELAIISCSSAVPTRPFLAVGRFDEKQAERLGRILRLMGEAGYFRTVLIHHPPNPELQHPSFGLKGHKLFRQVIAEHGAELILHGHTHRSSIHSIPGKDKEVPVVGVAAASAAQGGTLDDPARYNLFRIERTGDGNWSCTMREYGFQRLGSDIVMRLQMRIC, encoded by the coding sequence ATGATCACCCTCGCCCACATTTCCGACATTCACCTGTCACCCATGCCCGACGTCGGTTGGCGCGACCTGCTGGGCAAGCGGCTCACCGGCTATCTCAACTGGAAACTGCGCCGCCATGACGAGCTCAACAGCGAGACGCTGACCAGCCTGGTCGCCCATCTGCGGGCGCAGAATCCCGATTTCATTGCCGTTACCGGCGACCTGGTCAACCTGGCTTTGCCCTTCGAGATCGACCGCGCTGCCCAGTGGCTGCAGGCGCTTGGCGGCTCGGACAGGGTGGCCGCCTGCCCCGGCAATCACGATGCCTATGTGCCCGGCGCGCTCGAGTCGGCGCAAAAGAGCTGGGGCGAATACCTGCAGGGGGAAACCCTTGACGACGCCGCCTTCCCCTTCGTGCGCCGCGTGGGGGAGCTGGCCATCATCTCGTGTTCAAGCGCCGTGCCGACGCGGCCCTTCCTGGCCGTGGGCCGGTTCGACGAGAAACAGGCCGAGCGGCTGGGCCGGATTTTGCGGCTGATGGGCGAGGCCGGCTATTTCCGCACCGTACTGATCCATCACCCGCCCAATCCGGAACTGCAGCACCCCTCTTTCGGCCTCAAGGGGCACAAGCTGTTCCGCCAGGTCATTGCCGAGCATGGGGCCGAACTGATCCTGCACGGCCACACGCACCGCTCCTCGATCCATTCCATTCCCGGCAAGGACAAGGAAGTGCCCGTGGTCGGCGTCGCCGCCGCCAGCGCCGCGCAGGGTGGCACGCTGGACGACCCGGCGCGCTATAACCTGTTCCGCATCGAACGGACGGGCGATGGCAACTGGAGCTGCACCATGCGCGAATACGGCTTCCAGCGCCTGGGCAGCGATATCGTCATGCGCCTGCAGATGCGGATCTGCTGA
- a CDS encoding YciI family protein, translating to MRVMVFVKATPESEADVMPGSDLLEAMGKYNEELVDAGIMQSGGGLKPSSQAKRVAFDGMARTVIDGPFAETKELVAGYAIWEVRDMDEAVAWVKRSPDPMFGESVIEIRPIFEMSDFAETMTPEAEAVHNRVRDKEEGR from the coding sequence ATGCGCGTAATGGTATTCGTGAAGGCCACGCCGGAGAGCGAGGCCGATGTCATGCCGGGCAGCGACCTGCTCGAGGCCATGGGCAAGTACAATGAGGAACTGGTCGATGCCGGCATCATGCAGAGCGGCGGCGGTCTCAAGCCGTCCTCGCAGGCCAAGCGGGTTGCCTTTGACGGCATGGCAAGGACTGTCATCGACGGACCCTTCGCCGAGACCAAGGAACTGGTGGCCGGCTATGCGATATGGGAGGTGCGCGACATGGACGAGGCCGTGGCCTGGGTCAAGCGCAGCCCCGATCCGATGTTCGGAGAAAGCGTGATCGAAATCCGCCCGATTTTCGAGATGAGCGACTTCGCCGAGACAATGACCCCGGAAGCCGAAGCGGTCCACAACCGGGTGCGGGACAAGGAGGAGGGGCGGTAG
- a CDS encoding YciI family protein, with protein sequence MRVVVFVKATEDSEAGVLPPGDLLEQMGKYNEELVDAGIMLGGDGLKPSSQARRVAFDGLGRTVIDGPFAETKELVAGYWIWEVRDMDEAVAWVKRCPNPMLGKSEIEIRPVFEMSDFAETMTPEAEEIHNRVRDKEQRR encoded by the coding sequence ATGCGCGTGGTCGTTTTCGTCAAGGCAACCGAGGATAGCGAAGCCGGGGTCCTGCCGCCGGGCGACCTGCTGGAGCAGATGGGCAAGTACAATGAGGAACTGGTCGATGCCGGCATCATGCTGGGCGGCGACGGTCTGAAGCCCAGTTCGCAGGCCAGGCGCGTGGCCTTTGATGGCCTGGGCCGCACGGTGATCGACGGGCCCTTCGCCGAAACCAAGGAGCTGGTGGCCGGCTACTGGATCTGGGAAGTGCGCGACATGGATGAGGCCGTAGCCTGGGTCAAGCGCTGCCCCAATCCGATGCTGGGCAAGAGCGAGATCGAAATCCGCCCGGTCTTCGAAATGAGCGACTTTGCCGAGACCATGACCCCCGAAGCCGAAGAGATTCACAATCGGGTGCGGGACAAGGAACAGCGGCGCTAG
- a CDS encoding endonuclease domain-containing protein, with protein MTEQFHIERPTFDPATGIARFSYGLDGLNFTETLGLPAGADATAAQSPAFRKLLDLTAVVLGVSYFKLKAPFEIAAPAIPLTEAERAFAIDVYENGLGEFYARNNLMRFGKLTISAPDDAEATRPAPSLPNRTLLPIGGGKDSLVSVDLLVHAGVEFTPFAVNPKGPILTSVEKIGTKPVYVTRTLDAEMIRLGKEPGYYNGHVPSTAINSMIAALCALLYGYNQIVLSNERSASEGNVTFDGRETNHQYSKSLGFELLIASILSDATGGALKYFSLLRPYSEARIASLFTHETKFDRVFSSCNRNFRLDGNDGPLWCGECPKCHFVFLIFAPFMAKDRLLSIFGKDLLDIEANEGSFRELAGLAGQKPWECVGEILEAAACLYTLTRHADWHETAVVRAVKADLLAQYGEPKLQLAMAECLTDSHDHHIPPALAARVAEYAV; from the coding sequence GTGACCGAACAATTCCACATCGAGCGCCCCACTTTCGACCCGGCGACGGGCATAGCCCGCTTCAGCTATGGCCTCGATGGCCTCAACTTCACCGAAACGCTGGGCCTGCCCGCTGGCGCCGACGCGACGGCCGCACAGAGCCCGGCATTCCGCAAGCTGCTGGATCTGACCGCGGTGGTGCTGGGCGTGAGCTATTTCAAGCTCAAGGCCCCCTTCGAGATTGCCGCTCCGGCCATTCCGCTGACCGAGGCCGAGCGCGCCTTTGCCATCGATGTCTACGAGAACGGGCTGGGCGAATTCTATGCCCGCAACAACCTGATGCGCTTCGGCAAGCTGACGATTTCAGCGCCCGATGATGCCGAGGCAACCAGGCCGGCCCCCAGCCTGCCCAACCGGACGCTGCTGCCCATTGGCGGCGGCAAGGATTCGCTCGTCAGCGTGGACCTGCTTGTCCATGCCGGGGTGGAGTTCACGCCCTTTGCGGTCAATCCCAAGGGGCCGATTTTGACCTCGGTGGAGAAGATCGGCACCAAGCCTGTCTATGTGACGCGGACGCTGGACGCCGAGATGATCCGGCTGGGCAAGGAGCCCGGCTATTACAACGGCCACGTGCCCTCGACGGCGATCAATTCGATGATCGCGGCGCTGTGTGCCCTGCTCTACGGCTATAACCAGATCGTGCTCAGCAATGAGCGCTCGGCCAGCGAGGGCAATGTCACCTTCGACGGGCGCGAGACCAATCACCAATATTCCAAATCGCTCGGCTTCGAGCTGCTGATCGCCTCGATCCTGAGCGACGCGACCGGGGGAGCGCTCAAATATTTCTCGCTCCTGCGGCCCTATTCGGAAGCGCGGATCGCTTCGCTCTTCACCCATGAGACCAAGTTCGACCGCGTGTTTTCGAGCTGCAACCGCAATTTCCGGCTTGATGGCAATGATGGTCCGCTCTGGTGCGGGGAATGCCCGAAATGCCACTTCGTCTTCCTGATTTTTGCGCCCTTCATGGCCAAGGATCGGCTGCTCTCCATCTTCGGTAAGGACCTGCTCGATATCGAAGCCAATGAAGGCTCGTTCCGCGAACTGGCTGGCCTCGCCGGGCAGAAGCCATGGGAATGCGTGGGCGAAATTCTCGAAGCGGCGGCCTGCCTCTATACGCTAACCCGCCATGCCGACTGGCATGAGACTGCCGTGGTGCGGGCGGTGAAGGCGGACCTGCTGGCGCAATATGGCGAACCGAAACTGCAACTGGCCATGGCCGAATGCCTGACCGACAGCCACGACCACCACATTCCGCCGGCGCTCGCCGCCAGGGTGGCCGAATATGCGGTTTGA
- the murD gene encoding UDP-N-acetylmuramoyl-L-alanine--D-glutamate ligase has protein sequence MRFEEPVLLYGAGREASSTRAFLKARQPDLKVFVTVDSGAADIAETEIIAPADLPAAIRAHRFGLIVKSPGVSRYKDVFDIARDAGIPVTSNLNLWGAAYGADRTVIAITGTKGKSTTATLVHLMLTRSGVDAGLAGNVGLAPLEIADRHKVVVFELSSYQTSDMSFLPDIAALTNLYPEHVDWHGSVERYYRDKLHLIDRDGGFAVALGTAARGNALVTRALRDPHRLVRELTAAESASIDKAVAGSRLKGAHNLDNARLAVQIALAAGGTLDGVVAGIAAFTPLPHRLEEHSFGGMIFVNDSISTTPEATKAALAAYRGHRLALIAGGHERQQDYAELAGLLAGYGVTTLTCLPVTGTRLAAATRAAAPQVTVLEAPDLEAGMRALHGHRQDFDAVILSPGAPSYNQFKNFEERGRRFVELAQAIFG, from the coding sequence ATGCGGTTTGAAGAGCCGGTCCTGCTTTACGGAGCGGGCCGCGAGGCCAGTTCGACGCGCGCTTTTCTCAAAGCCCGCCAGCCCGACCTGAAAGTTTTCGTCACCGTCGATAGCGGCGCGGCCGATATTGCCGAGACCGAAATCATCGCCCCGGCCGACCTGCCCGCCGCCATCCGCGCGCATCGCTTCGGGCTGATCGTCAAGAGCCCCGGCGTGTCGCGCTACAAGGACGTGTTCGACATCGCCCGCGATGCCGGCATTCCGGTGACGTCGAACCTCAATCTGTGGGGCGCGGCCTATGGCGCCGACCGCACGGTGATTGCCATTACCGGCACCAAGGGCAAATCGACCACGGCCACTTTGGTTCACCTGATGCTGACGCGCTCCGGCGTGGATGCCGGGCTGGCCGGCAATGTGGGGCTGGCGCCGCTCGAAATCGCCGACCGGCACAAGGTCGTGGTGTTCGAGCTGTCGAGCTACCAGACCTCGGATATGAGCTTCCTGCCCGATATCGCCGCGCTCACCAATCTCTACCCCGAACATGTCGACTGGCATGGCTCGGTGGAGCGCTATTATCGCGACAAGCTGCACCTGATCGACCGCGATGGCGGCTTTGCCGTGGCTTTGGGCACCGCGGCCAGGGGCAATGCGCTGGTGACACGGGCGTTGCGCGATCCGCACCGGCTGGTCCGCGAACTGACGGCGGCAGAATCCGCCTCGATCGACAAGGCCGTGGCCGGCTCGCGCCTCAAGGGCGCGCATAATCTCGACAATGCCAGGCTTGCCGTGCAGATCGCACTGGCCGCAGGCGGCACGCTGGACGGCGTGGTGGCCGGCATCGCCGCCTTCACGCCCCTGCCCCATCGGCTGGAGGAACACAGCTTCGGCGGCATGATTTTCGTCAACGACTCGATCTCGACCACGCCCGAAGCCACCAAGGCGGCCTTGGCGGCCTATCGCGGCCACAGGCTGGCGCTGATCGCGGGGGGACACGAGCGGCAGCAGGATTATGCCGAACTGGCGGGTCTGCTGGCCGGCTATGGCGTCACCACGTTGACCTGCCTGCCCGTAACCGGAACGCGGCTGGCGGCGGCGACGCGCGCAGCCGCACCACAGGTTACCGTGCTGGAAGCGCCCGACCTCGAAGCGGGCATGCGGGCGCTGCACGGACATCGCCAGGATTTTGATGCGGTGATCCTGTCGCCGGGCGCGCCGAGCTATAACCAGTTCAAGAATTTCGAGGAACGCGGGCGACGATTTGTCGAATTGGCGCAAGCCATTTTTGGCTGA
- a CDS encoding SMR family transporter: MNGAIYLGIAIVGEVIATSFLRASAGFTQLVPSIVVVVGYGVTFYFFSLALQTIPVGIGYAIWSGVGIVLVSVIAYFAYGQTLDLPALVGIGLILAGVLVINLFSQSSAH; the protein is encoded by the coding sequence ATGAACGGCGCCATCTATCTCGGTATCGCCATTGTCGGCGAGGTCATCGCCACCTCCTTCCTGCGCGCCTCGGCGGGGTTCACGCAATTGGTGCCCTCCATCGTGGTCGTGGTGGGCTATGGCGTCACCTTCTACTTCTTCTCGCTGGCGCTACAGACCATTCCAGTCGGCATCGGCTATGCCATCTGGTCGGGCGTGGGCATCGTGCTGGTCTCTGTTATCGCCTATTTCGCCTATGGCCAGACGCTGGACCTGCCGGCGCTTGTCGGCATCGGGCTGATCCTGGCCGGGGTGCTGGTGATCAACCTCTTCTCGCAGTCCTCGGCGCATTAA